In one Longimicrobiales bacterium genomic region, the following are encoded:
- the pyrF gene encoding orotidine-5'-phosphate decarboxylase — MSEIIVALDLPSAEQAFDLVDRLGDSVGFYKVGSPLFTRAGPDFIAGLRDRGRRVFLDLKYHDIPSTVANAVESAAQLDVDLITLHASGGEAMMRAARDVVGDDGPRLLGVTILTSFTAVDVEQVWNKEIISVRDEVARLTNLAVDAGLHGVVTSPLEVESLKRRHGAGLIVVTPGIRPTGDGLGDQVRTATPAEAARAGSDYLVIGRPVLTAADPLSVVRAIRAELDAAPQVTP, encoded by the coding sequence ATGTCAGAGATCATCGTCGCACTCGATCTGCCCTCCGCCGAACAGGCCTTCGACCTCGTCGATCGCCTGGGCGACAGCGTGGGCTTCTATAAGGTCGGCTCGCCGCTCTTCACGCGCGCCGGTCCGGATTTCATCGCCGGACTGCGCGACCGCGGCCGCCGTGTCTTTCTGGATCTCAAGTACCACGATATCCCGAGCACCGTCGCCAACGCCGTGGAATCGGCCGCGCAACTGGATGTCGACCTGATCACGCTCCACGCGTCGGGCGGCGAGGCCATGATGCGCGCGGCGCGCGATGTGGTCGGCGATGACGGCCCGCGTCTGCTCGGTGTGACCATCCTGACGTCGTTCACGGCCGTGGACGTGGAGCAGGTGTGGAACAAGGAGATCATCTCCGTACGCGACGAGGTCGCACGCCTCACTAACCTGGCCGTCGATGCCGGCCTCCATGGCGTTGTCACTTCGCCGCTCGAGGTCGAGTCGCTGAAGCGCCGCCACGGTGCGGGGCTCATCGTCGTCACCCCCGGCATACGTCCGACCGGCGATGGCCTGGGCGACCAGGTGCGCACCGCCACGCCGGCCGAAGCCGCTCGCGCGGGTTCCGATTACCTCGTCATCGGCCGCCCGGTCCTGACCGCAGCCGACCCGCTGAGTGTGGTGCGCGCCATCCGCGCCGAACTGGATGCCGCTCCCCAGGTGACGCCGTGA